From one Musa acuminata AAA Group cultivar baxijiao chromosome BXJ2-6, Cavendish_Baxijiao_AAA, whole genome shotgun sequence genomic stretch:
- the LOC135615117 gene encoding WD repeat-containing protein 26 homolog → MGGVEDNEPPSKRVKTSSLELENLSNTSSLSEFINPLGGLMARPLPSQGREDMVGSKGVIKKVEFVRIITKALYSLGYERSGAVLEEESGIPLHSSAVDIFRKQVLEGNWDESVIALQKIGLDDENILKSASFLILEQKFLELLGKNRVMEALDTLRSDITPLSINKKRVHELSCCVISPSQHMLLGFASLEIETSNARMRLLEELQKLLPPSIMIPERRLEHLVEQALRVQREACYFHNSHESCFSLYTDHQCGKDQLPSHTTQVLREHHDEVWFLQFSNQGKYLASSSIDRSAIIWEVREDGELTLKHKLSGHLKPVLMVAWSPDDSQLLTCGMEEVVRRWDVHSGECLHVYEKNGVGLISCGWFPDGKELFSGVTDRTICFWDLDGKELDSWKGQRTSKTSDVAVTKDGRHMISLCRETVILLLDRETKTERLIEEEQTITSFSLSKDDKFLLINLINQEIHLWNIKDDPKLVTRYKGHKRSRFLIRSCFGGTEQAFIASGSEDSQVYIWHRSSGDLIQTLPGHSGTVNCVSWNPSNPHMLASASDDHTIRIWGLNRVNLKRKEIYSNGTVHLCNGNIK, encoded by the exons ATGGGAGGTGTAGAAGACAATGAACCACCCTCAAAACGTGTCAAAACATCCTCACTAGAATTGGAGAACCTCTCAAATACTTCGTCTCTTTCTGAGTTCATCAATCCTTTGGGAGGCCTAATGGCCAGGCCTTTACCATCCCAAGGGAGAGAAGACATGGTCGGTTCTAAAGGAGTTATTAAGAAAGTAGAATTTGTGCGAATTATTACCAAGGCTCTTTATTCTCTTGGTTATGAGAGAAGTGGAGCAGTTCTGGAGGAAGAGTCAGGAATACCCTTGCACTCTTCTGCAGTCGATATCTTCCGGAAGCAAGTTCTTGAAGGGAATTGGGATGAAAGTGTGATTGCACTGCAAAAAATAGGTCTTGATGATGAAAATATTCTGAAGTCTGCATCCTTTTTAATTTTGGAGCAAAAGTTCTTAGAACTTTTGGGAAAGAATAGGGTAATGGAAGCATTGGACACATTGAGAAGTGATATCACTCCACTTAGCATTAACAAAAAGCGAGTGCATGAGCTTTCCTGTTGTGTCATATCTCCTTCACAGCATATGTTACTTGGGTTTGCTAGTTTGGAAATAGAAACTTCAAATGCACGAATGAGGCTTTTAGAGGAATTACAGAAACTGCTTCCTCCATCGATCATGATACCTGAAAGGAGACTGGAGCACTTGGTTGAACAGGCACTTAGAGTCCAAAGAGAAGCTTGCTACTTTCACAACTCCCATGAAAGCTGTTTTTCATTGTACACTGATCATCAGTGTGGAAAGGACCAGCTACCTTCTCATACAACACAG GTATTGCGAGAACACCATGATGAAGTATGGTTTTTGCAGTTCTCAAACCAAGGAAAATATTTGGCATCATCGTCAATTGATAGATCTGCAATTATATGGGAG GTTCGTGAAGATGGAGAACTAACACTGAAGCACAAGCTATCTGGTCATCTGAAGCCTGTTCTAATGGTTGCTTGGAGCCCTGATGACAGCCAGCTTCTAACTTGTGGAATGGAAGAAGTTGTTAGGCGCTGGGACGTTCACTCTGGTGAATGCCTCCATGTATATGAAAAAAATGGTGTTGGATTGATATCCTGTGGCTGGTTTCCGGATGGAAAAGAACTATTTTCTGGTGTTACAGATAGGACTATTTGCTTCTGGGATTTGGATGGAAAGGAGCTGGATTCTTGGAAAGGGCAGCGAACAAGTAAAACTTCTGATGTTGCTGTCACAAAAGATGGTAGACATATGATAAGTTTGTGCCGagaaactgtgattttgttgctAGATAGGGAAACAAAGACTGAGAGGCTGATAGAAGAGGAACAGACAATTACTTCATTCTCACTATCAAAGGATGATAAGTTTTTGCTTATAAATCTGATAAACCAGGAGATTCATTTGTGGAACATAAAGGATGATCCAAAACTAGTTACCAGATATAAAGGTCACAAGCGCAGTCGGTTTTTAATAAGGTCTTGTTTTGGAGGAACTGAGCAGGCTTTCATTGCCAGTGGAAGTGAAGATTCACAG GTGTACATATGGCATCGAAGTTCAGGAGATCTTATTCAAACTCTTCCTGGTCATTCTGGCACCGTCAACTGTGTCAGCTGGAACCCATCGAATCCTCACATGCTTGCATCCGCCAGTGACGACCACACGATCCGTATTTGGGGATTAAACAGGGTGAATCTGAAACGCAAGGAGATCTACAGCAACGGAACGGTTCACCTGTGCAACGGAAACATCAAATGA